The region GTACCTAAACCGGTGGCTCACTTTTTCTAAGTAATGGGAAAGAGGACCGGAACATGCCACTGAAAGACTCTACTGAGACAAAGATGGGTTGTCCGTAGAAGAGGTAGGATGGGAAGTTGGTCAGATCTAGTATGGATCATACATGGACGGTAGTTAGAGTCGGTGGCTCTCCTAGGGTTTCCTCATCTGAAATCCTGGGGAAGAGGATCAAGCTAGCCCTTGGGAACAGCTTGATGCATTATCTCCCTTCAACCCTTTGAGCGAAATGCGggaaaacaaaaggaaagaaaatccatGGACCGACCCCATCGTCTCCACCCCCGTAGGAACTACGAGATCATCCCAAGGACGCCTTTGGCATCCAGGGGTCACGGGCCGGCCATAGAACCCTGTTCAACCAGAAAACGCCTTAATTCTCCGTATCTTAGGTTGAACAGTTAAGGGTCGGAGAAGTGCAATTACTCATTCTTAACTTCAAACCTACATTCTTAAGAGCAAAGAGTCGGGCAGataaagggggggggggggggggggagaagCTTTTCATTCTCGGTTCTCCTGGGCCGGAGCAATGAACCTATTTGAAGTTGCTCATTTCGTACCCGAGAAGCCCATGTATGAACAAGGCTTAATTTTACTTTCCCATCTAGCAACTCTAAGTTGGGGGGTAGGTCCTGGAGGGGAAGTTATCGACACCTTTCCATACTTTGTATCTGGAGTACTTCACTTAATTTCCTCTGTAGTATTGGGCTTTGGCGATATTTATCATGCACTTCTGGGACCTGAGACTCTTGAAGAATCTTCTCCATTCTTTGGTTATGTATGGAAAGATAGAAATAAAATGACTACTATTTTAGGTATTCACTTAATTTTGTTAGGTATAAGGTATTTTCTTCTAGTATTTAAGGCTTTTTATTTTGGAGGTATATATGATACTTGGGCTCCAGGAGGGGGAAATGTAAGAAAAATTACCAACTTCACCCTTAGTCCAAGCATTCTATTTGGTTATTTACTAAAATCCCCTTTTGGGGAAGAAGGTTGGATTGTTAGTGTGGACGATTTGGAAGATATAATTGGGGGACATGTATGGTCGGGTTCCATTTGTATACTTGGTGGAATCTGGCATATCTTAACCAAACCCTTTGCATGGGCTCGGCGTGCACTAGTATGGTCTAGAGAAACTTACTTATCTTATAGTTTAGGTGCTTTAGCCGTTTTCGGTTTTATAGCTTGTTGCTTTGTCTGGTTTAATAATACTGCTTATCCTAGTGAGTTTCATGGTCCCACTGGACCGGAAGCTTCTCAAGCTCAAGAATTTACTTTTCTAGTTAGAGACCAACGTCTTGGAGCTAATGTAGGCTCCGCTCAAGGGCCTACTGGTTTAGGTAAATATCTAATGCGTTCTCCGACCTTAGGATAAAAATATTTATGGAAACCTTCATTTAGATTATTTAGGTTAATTTTTTAACGTAGTTTATTAATTTAGATAAATTTacatttaaattgttttaattaTATGTAGTGAATTTTGTTAGAAATTATATGTATTAATTATACTTATTAATTCTTTGGTAGTTATATAATTTTAAACATATAAGATAGAATATTATTATTTGTACTAAATTTAAATATACGTTAGAACATTTATGGGGAGAAGAGGACTTAAATATCTTTTTAGGATAGGAATGTATAAGTAAGTCGTTTTTGTCGCGTCAGACATAATTTATAGTTGTTATGAATGGATAAAATGATCATGGCTTAAATGTAAACGAAAATTGATTTAAAGTCCCAAAGACGTCGTGAGACATTAAGAAAGAGATGATTTTATACAAAATTATCGGGAATGTACAAATCACGAGGAATGATAGCCACATTTTAATATTGAGTTTGGTGTTAATAAATATACCTTAAAAAGTGAAGCAGAGAATGGTCAAAAGTTTGACATGATGGATAATATGGTTGGTGTCATTCTTAGGGTGAATATGTCGTTCAATGAGTGTGGGAAAGTTGAAATACTGTTGATTTAGAATGCAGTAAATTTTTGTTACATTTTAAAGAAGATAAATGAATTATTGTTTGAAGTTTCACCTTAGTTCAAGTTACCCATTAGTATGGTTTAATTCCAATGGTTTTGAAATAATTTTGCATCCAAACTCTCAGGGATCCTGTGCGTAATGGAAGATGCTTTTGAGAGAGATTGACACACTCTTTTGATTGATAATGAGTTAAATCTTACTAATATAGTTGTGACAACTTTGTGCATGGTTCTTTGGTTGTTAAGAAACATATGGACGTATCGTTTTGGTAGAACTCTAGACGTAAACTTTATGAGAACTCTTGTGTATAAAGAATGTTATTATTGAGCATAAAACCTATAAAATTAAAGAATATTTTTGCATAACCTCTCATGGTGGACTGATTGGCTCTTGTTATTTTGAAAGACTTTATTATAAATAGACTTTGTCGCCATAGCTTTTACTTTTGAAGGTTCGAGGGTCTTTGTTTGGTCCTCGTCTTTATATTTTTTCCTCTTTTTCTTTCTATAGAATTTGGTTtttgtaatatcccatattcccttaaatgctcaattagttgtcagttgagaccaaatgagttcctatgtactctatattttgtcagttggaacaattagatctcatatgtgctctaaatgttgtcagttgggaccaatagagtaatcaatgaactctgaagaaattaattattaataaaagagacacaccgatattaataagtacaagagatGACATTTTTGGTAATATTAATAATTGGTtaattggtactggaagataaaatattcaattgagatattttatattactacctaatattataatatatcAATTATATGTTATATGTATGTTGTGTGGTGGTAAGAGAAGGGGAAGAAATAGGATTGGAGAAAGAGTTATCAAAAAGTGGGAGAAGAGAAAAGAAAGAGGAAAAGGGGAAGAAGAAGGAAAACCTCATATGAGTTTTTATGTCTATGACAAGAAGTGGAAATGGTTTAGGTCCCCAATCGATGAAAAATTTGGCAGGACCAATCGAGAAATCTTCCATTCAATcaattgatatgaattaattcCTTGATAAATTAAAATATGCCACCAATAGGGGTTGAACCTAAGACCTCCTTGGTATggtacaagccttaccactagaCCAAGTATTTTGTTATTGAATACTTATGGAATGAATAAATGTTAACCTAAATCTTGATTAAGGTAGATTGATGATTAATTGAGTGTAATAACTTGACTACGTTTATTGTACCATGTTATAATTACTTTGTGTATACCTTATGAATATTATGAATCATATTATGATGTATATTAAGTATTGTTATTGTATGTGTGCATGAATGGTTAAAAACATATGATGATTAGTGAGGAAAACTTAGGAGtataacttgattaataacttagaaagataatctggacacaggcgagacccaatcttgacttccttcacatcatcctcataacccaaattgactaactcgacctgctcttcgaacggatgaatggtcttttcatcttgctcaagaatacgagataattcatcactcacttctatatcactttcctcctcggcctcaaacacagggaattcaaaatttggagaaggagaaggatcattgtattcaatggggttaagaaccaacctgcataatgatttgatattttgattttagagaagtgaatttgtggCGAAATATTAcgcagatggacaattatattgtttatttatgttttttgtgattaccattttcagaataaagcaaaaactaaaaacaagacatcatagatgtggatgaatagaagtaattttattaatgatcaatttgaaaatgcccaaacaatgttcacttctcccttaggcataggagaaggattttaaaaacatataaaagcaattacttagatggatgcaaaataaaaggaatatcaatatcaGTCCAATTGTCacaagcctttccatgcgtcacaaaattggtgcagtcttcctcttcgtcatcctctagcacaacagctaagtgttgttcatttccatgaatgaacccttcgctacggaagctaagttgcacATCTTCATACCTTTCGGTTTATGAACCTTTCTAGAACCCCAAAtcggttctgcctttgttgtcggagacctctatcatgcgcccccattgatcaacatcgccttcttccacaatcttcttagcatcttttaataaggacataggtgccccaactctcttttcagcagcaatagataaggcctggaatggagttccaacctcatcctcagcttcaacgtaagagaaacatgacaaatggctaaccaacatcgccttctctccaccatcaatcactagcttgccattcttcacaaatttgagcttctggtgcaaagtagaggtaacagctcctgcctcatggatccatggccttcccgACAAGCAattgtaggccgggtgaatatccattacttgaaaaggCCTTGACGATTACACCAATAACTATCTTGCACGAACCGTCAAAGgccttgacgattacaccactatacctcataggcgctccttgataagatagctttgacagagttgacttcggaagcatatTTAGCGACGACCCgatgtcaacaagcacatttgacaaagcattttctttgcaattcatggaaatgtgtaaagccagattatgatttctgccctcctcagagagttcttcatcacagaagctaagattattgcaagaagttatgttagccatgatatgatcgaattgatccattgtaacatcatgttctacaaaagcttgttccagaactgtctgtagtgcttctctgtgcgcttcagaattcatgagcagagacaacaccGAGATCTTTGAaggggtttggagcaactgctctaccacattgaactcactccttttaatcaatcgaagtacctcatcatcatcgttggcTTTCAtattgctggattcaccagacttaccctttgaaacaccaactggatcttcgacaggcacttccaccttcttactcacaactgattcttctttatcttttgggaacaccggcccaaacacacgaccactgcgggtcaccttggtaacatcagcaatgctcaccactaagctagtcgtaggcaacggaACCTCTTAACCACcctctatcattgtagcattatactgatacggtacaactttatcagatgaatacggggTTGGGCtcgctaaccgtattaccaacggtgatactgatatgttgctgatattgttactgctgctgctgtcgtactgaattaccaacctctctggctgcttgaaaacagacactatgacattcacatcgtcatctacatgacgggattgaacaatttgaaccatgccttcatccatcagtcgctgaATGTCCCTTTTCACGAtttcacaacccctcgggttaacactacaaacagcacaaccatcatggtcgtgctcacaatcacttaccaaacaaacatccttatgcatctgcactaaggaccttctgatgaaacgcacatcaaaaactttaaactctccaggacaaccatccaccatattcacagaagagttcccatgagcgggcaaaggatttgcttttacatttggtgcacggtcctcgaaggacaccattccactcttcatcagcttctaaacctcatacttgagtgggtaatagttctctatatcatgtccgggtgctccttgatgaaaagcacaacggagtttAGGTTTATGCCACCAAGGAAGTGGCTCTGGAATCTGTGGCGAGTTTCTTGGTTgaatcaggttcttgagaaccaaggatggatacaaTTTTGCATAAGACATAGaaatcgggtcgaaagagacctttttcctctcgaatttttgttgatgatgattgttgttggtattgttgttgttgtaggtgttcgttcgttgttgcagttgttattgttgacgttgttgttgaattggttTTGATTcttgattagaaaataccgggataacggaagatacttgatgatgatgatgttaacgggatgttggattccttctgatctgaggcctcctcttcctcccattacttattgcattcgcttcattgtcCTTCTTTTTGCTAAAACTACTTCCATACCTCTTGCTCGTTGACGCCTCATCCTTGACAAgcgtccctctcggactccttcctcaagtctcatctccatgtttaccatttcgtaaagtcactaggggcactagcaatcattcgttcataataaaatgaactcagggtctttagaaagatctttgtcatctctttttcttccaaatgaggagtgatctgggcagtCAATTCCCTTAATCTCTGcgcgtactccttaaatgtctccttatctctctgagacatagacctcagttggtctctatcaggctccatgttcatgttgtacttatattgcttgacaaaagcctatcctaagtcattgaaagtgcgaatgcttgcactatccaaccccatataccaacggagcgcaacactggtcagactgtcttggaaataatgaatcaacagttgatcattatcggtctgaatggacatcttgcgagcatacatcaccaaatgactgagcagaaaagtattccctttatacttttcaaagtcagacacttttaacttcaccaggatcttgacattgggcactaaacacaactcagcagcactcttcctaaacaaatccttaccccttaatgtattcaattccttacgcaactcaagaaactgatctttcatttcatccattttctcatagacattCGGACCCTCATACgactcagagtgataaatggtgtcctctacacgaggtaaggtgtgaACAATGGGAGGTGacacaaacatgaccgggctagatgtcggcatggaagcaaaagtgggtgcaaagccttcaggcacaaagttggacggcattccccacgggaatccagcaggcatagtaTGCGCAAAGTGAGCGGTGGCAGCAtgcatggtagaggtagccacctctgaaataactgtcctcgcaggaggagttgtaggtgttggagaagattgactttgagcagcaagaactgactccatcatggcagtcaggcgggcaatctcgtccttcagctctctattctcttgctctagatgctccataattctgaGATGATTAGCGCGGGTGTTGTACTGATGAGTCAActtggctaaagcatagaagaaacaccaatgagacatttggcgaaagaaaaacctgcttatgcaaatgatgcatgaaaatgcaatgcttgtttatttatttttgttttcaaggaacttactatatcatttgcaaacatatatatatatatatatatatatatatatatatatatatatatatatatatatatatatatatatatatatatatatatatatatatatatatatatatatatatatatatatatatatatatatatatatatatcaacacTTTGCAATAATATTTGTATGacaaaaaatctcttttcatttatataattggaagtattacactgagtacaatttcagaaaccaaataaaaaataaaaaatacaagagaaaaggagactagtcatcctaaggatccctaataacgtaagaagatctggctgaaggtgCGTACTTTCTTCaaatgcgacggatctcggtctcaaaagaaaccttcatctgagtcttctcgatGACAAGCTgttcaacaatcttcttccaagaaacggaaggctgaggcatgctagaagatgaaacctccggctctctctgtctcttcgtcactcggtcttcaagtagcttaatcagtgcatctttgtccttagactccaactgcaactcctcgtgcttcttgctcaaagcacggaaatgctcttccaacatgtccttctcttgctacatcttgatgagcgcgtcttccaactcctctacatcttggttagggagagttaaggcatcttcaactccaaagctctcttctttacccaaagagtgtaagcttccaaagctacacaattgtgcggaccaagctcgagtcttcctttcctatgcacattatgccaagcatacacaatcttctgcttcaaatgttggggatctttaccctcttgatagaaaataccttctaacaaagtgttattaggtttgtctctcaaggggaacccaagttgacgatgagccaaagaagggttatagttaattcctccttgtgtaccattaagaggcacattagagaattcaccacaactataaataatctccaaactgctcaaagatggatcataccaaactatatcatcattagtgagagacataagtctctgagaccaccttagacattgtttgttctccacaaaagcaggtgtctgaggcaagtgtgaaataaaccacttgtacaaaagaggaatgcaacagacaacagttccaccacccttagaattccttagatgtaaagagaaatacatatcacctaataaagtaggcacaagattcccaatcaagaaaagtctaatggtgttaacatcaacaaaaccgtcaatgttagggaacaaagctaatccatagatgagaaacacaaagatagcttcaaaagcatccacactaccggcttgagcaaaagcagtagcttccttcatgaggaaatcagatggcaacccaaacaatcgGCCTTTCTTCgcccaatgagcctctatctcagacttcttcaagtgaagagcttcagcaataagatgagatatggaaatctcctccaatccactaaacggtactctactagaaacaggtatccccaaaagatgagaatactcctccaatgtaggcacaagctaaaaatctgggaaagtgaaacaactatagaaaggatcataaaactgcactagcacactcaagagtccttcaaccacatcagcagacaagatagatagaagcttcccatggcgttgtttgaagtctaagggatctaatacaaaagattctaacttccttaactctttcaagtcgggacatctgaaactgtacttcttagtgttccttcgtccataatccatggtctgaaaatatttgcaaataatacctcagttccttgaaattttcgtgtgatgaatgttatgatgcacatgaatgcatgaatgcaacaatcacaaataagggatcacacacaagtcaaacaaaggtcaagggatgaatcaagtcattgtcaagatcaatcatccattttggtggattatggtttacaccttatcaacacccaagttccattggtattgacaagacttgattggatcaaccaagaatcaatggtttgttgcaagtcacgagcatggagtctgggtaagaaccatcccaaaggagtaAACTAAGGATAAAgacctgtagatcatgttctcaaaagttcccagagtcttaattccatctatcgggtattacaagttaagatgactgactcatcgacccataatattctcaagagaaacccatctgagtgtagtatcgcgtaacaactattatcaagtctacacttgaatagtttccgcactacgtcctaaattggccaagagggggtaaatgttctatggtcctcagcttctcagacccaaattagagatagtaatgcctaaccataaatacttgtgtgacatttaCAAATCGAAAAaagtctccactgagcagatggatctcaagccaacttgttaaggactactccacacaagtcgaacatgactatacaTATATACgaacatcacatatatacaaatatatacaccaaaaaagtaggctaaacccactggagactactcccaagcagagtcaccacttaatttctatagcggtaaattcatgatcatcaagctatggataagatggagatcaaataacaagagtcaccaccgcgcttttattgtttccaagggaaaagggaaaaagtacgaccaaaacccaaaagtaagaagttttcaaatcaaaactaataaaatgtcagagattacaggtaagggggttggttacacagagggaaggtgttagcacccaaaatgtcctaggtactcttagggagccctttttatgtgcatatgtatttggtacaaaatgatgtttacaaacaaatagaatggggggatgagaaaagaattcattaattatatttttgtgtttggcaagaccttcgatcttgtgcctacgtaccaacataaaaatgagggatcaaaaccttgtagttcgttatacaaatttcaaagtggatgcattacttttaacaaaaattaaatttgaaaggcacaaaggcctgaaaatggtttggatgagttagttctttttggctttttttgaaagtttaagtcaagtatagttaagtttatttacaaattttatttaagaaaagaagtttgaaaatgcaatggcataaggccaaagtttctatcttttttgcaaaatggtcaaagtttagaacaaaataagttcaatcaaagaagattttgaaaagggagggagagattttgaaattaaagaaatggggagaagatgaagagactaatcctatgaaaaaaattaaaagttgagagttgaaaagacctgaccaactaggtagcaatccaatagacaagaatgtcaatagaaacccagaattcccttggacatttagaatcaagcaacacacaaatggacaactatattatcttgaagagtaaaggaatcaaataaagatagccacatccaagctttagccattccatgatcttcttcaaacttagcccatgtagcagatgaattccacaagtcacaggttcaaaatgacAGCTTCACAATGATTATGTCGCAGATGAACTTAGcgggatcttgaatgatgtatcagatgaagtttcaagTTGCAAGCACTTtgtttctcaataagttggcattggccaagtcctttagcatagggatattgcctaaattctaagtccatttgtccaagatcaagccaacagtccacacgaaagttttttagggtttttgttgttattatgtacattaatggtcaaagaccacacaaacaagcaaagtatacacaaacaagatatatcacacaatatggtcaaagtggacaaagtgaaaattgcattaacataaacaattagaatgatatgaacaattgcaaatgaataaaggcaagaattaaatgacattaaagtaaatggcttgaaattaaaagttagttgttaatgagttagaagttagtattgtttgcttttgcttttcattttaagacattctttggagaacactcaacccacttatcacaagcatggatccttgaaccaagacatcttccaaaggaaggaaaaaaggccaagtttccacacaataccatgaaagaggggagacttacaatctcactaactagaatgatataccttttatgtcacaaaatttagcgctatgttaagcaatcgtaattggacttatgtagaagtcacaactatttgaggtcgggcaatagaattttggtgttaatgcatgttagagacatagtattatggactatgctcatgaaacataccacacacaaaaataatatgcaaaaggtgtgacctaatctcatccatactcacgttaatttttcaatcaactagctttaggactttgagatatcataggccaaatgagatgaatgcataaagaagcggaatgagatgaagagggaggggaatagatgaaaactcaaattgataaaaggaggacttttacctaattaatatcatccattcattttgggagatggaatgtacattccatcaatcccctaaatccaatgatattaacttgacaaagtcaaatcaaccttgaccaaggcccaacaacaagagtcaaactcaaacaagtcatcacaattggtgaacaaaattatttggcatttgttcaaattaaaaatactaaaataatacatttaaattgaatatggtttgtcaaattcctaaaacctcatcaaaacaccaaataaatggccatgagatttatcataggtcaaacaaggtcaaaggaccttggagaaaaattttcagaatttttaaagacttaaaagtatttttaaacaattaaaaaatgcaaaatcaattaaatcatgaaaaatattaataatgatccaaaaaatgattttaattcagaatatgaaagaggaaattatttgaaatttttttggtgaaactctcatattttttggatcaatattaaaattaatatgaattaatgaaaatcaaaggaataaaaattaaaattaaaaaatcaaaaaaatatggagcacttgatctccctcattaattgaggtggcagatcaagtgaccaccaacgcgcgttccatggtggacttgagtcaacaTGGCATAGGtttggtatttaaaagcaacgtacgagattaaaacaatttgaaaaggatc is a window of Lathyrus oleraceus cultivar Zhongwan6 chromosome 6, CAAS_Psat_ZW6_1.0, whole genome shotgun sequence DNA encoding:
- the LOC127096296 gene encoding photosystem II CP43 reaction center protein-like, which encodes MNLFEVAHFVPEKPMYEQGLILLSHLATLSWGVGPGGEVIDTFPYFVSGVLHLISSVVLGFGDIYHALLGPETLEESSPFFGYVWKDRNKMTTILGIHLILLGIRYFLLVFKAFYFGGIYDTWAPGGGNVRKITNFTLSPSILFGYLLKSPFGEEGWIVSVDDLEDIIGGHVWSGSICILGGIWHILTKPFAWARRALVWSRETYLSYSLGALAVFGFIACCFVWFNNTAYPSEFHGPTGPEASQAQEFTFLVRDQRLGANVGSAQGPTGLGKYLMRSPTLG